In the genome of Arachis stenosperma cultivar V10309 chromosome 2, arast.V10309.gnm1.PFL2, whole genome shotgun sequence, the window TATATACTATACAATatgcctctctctctctcattttaactgaataattaactaactaaaattatAGCGTGCATGAATTAACAAGTAACTTTAAAccattatttattaaaacatatattaaatgaaaaaaataaaaaattaaaatttttagttgGGTATTTAATGATTGTATGAagaatatattaaaaacattaaaaatttttattataaataaccTTATtactttttatgatttttcatcATTATGAGCATTGGACCAGAGACAAAATAATTGGTATGACTTTGTCCTTAAAAAAGAAACTCCGAAATATTTTTGAGTTGTAATGACTATCTATTTCCTCCATTATTAGTGGCTTTTGAATTTCTCCTCAGTGGATACatttaagattaattgtgataCTAGCTATCATGGCAATAGTATTCGAGTTGATTTTGCTTGTGTTAGCTTGGAAAGAAAAGTGGCAACGAGGCTATCTGAGACTAATTGAGAGTCGTAACATTTTGTAAGGAGAGTTATTTGCTATTTGGAGAAGCTTTCTTTTAGCATGTGACTCAGGACAAAGAGACATTATATATGAGACAGACTGTGTGGAGGCTTTTACTAGAGTCAATAACTTACAGGATTGCTTTGGGTTTATTAATCTTTTGGTGTTAAAAATTCGAGATATCATGTCTTAAAAATGGCGTGCTGATCTTTGGTTGATTTTGAGAAATGCAAATACAATAACAGACATCATGACAAAGACTGCAATGAAAACCCTTTCTCCCCAAGTGGAGCTTCCATTGCCTTCGAAGGAGTTTGAGAATATTATTTAACGAGACTGTCTTTTTTAAGcaatttcttatttattttttctttcttgttgttgtttattttcttttaagtaaaaaaaaaactaattaataaactactttaatttcttgtataTAGTTATCATTATCCATTTTAATGTTGTAGATAGTAATAACATCAATAAAACAAACCCACTTAGTTAATGGTAGCTTTAGTATACTAGTATCTTCCATAATTACCAATGAATGTGGGTAATCCAAGCACCATTATTGTTGGCTGTGAAAAGCCATGATGAGATAGATGTTAGTGAACCATTAATTTATGTTGTAAATTGATTAATTGAGTTTATCCCAAAGTGATGATGCTTTTGTCTCGTGAATTGAAGTATATATGACACTTTGttctaatttgaattttttttttaatcaaattgcCGATACAAAACCAgtcaaatatttatattttatatattgtatatACTTAAACACACCTAGTTACAAGTTAAATTACAACCAATGCAATCACATGGCTGGTCACATGTTTTGTCTCATTTGATTAACATATCATTTGGCctatatataattattgaaaataaagaagTGTAGTTAGTGATTAAATATCTTCAATTTGGCTCAATCTTATTAATTATGAGGATTTTGCTAAGTAGATTATTTGCTAAAGAAatggaaacaaaacaaaacaaaaggaaagaagaaaagtTTTGTTGAAAAGTAAAACATTTTTGCTTTGTTTTTCCATTTAATTTGAAGAACTCTTTTGATCATCATGATATATAGTTGTTATTTTATGAggaaaagaatatatatatctTCAGTTATATGCTTACTTTTGCTTTAATTTGTagaatgattttttattttaaataagtgtgcattaaaattagttattaatataaaatatatattaaaaataaattaaactgtATGAATTTTGCTTActctttaaattatattatctaAATATAAAGTGTTGGAAATAATGGTGTTGaatcttttatttgattatttctTTCCATACAAcaaataaaagtgattttatccaaaaagtaaaattattattcttcaaaaaagtgatatatattctTCAGCATGTGACCCTTTCCACCTTTCAAACAGATTCTTCCCAAGTCTGTGACTATTTCCATCAAGATTCATTGATGCTTAAGTGTTATTAAGCAATCATTTCTAACTGTATATAcgattaataaattatattatttgtgctatttttattttatatattaatttaatacctacttttattattagaataataataaataacttTATACTTCATCAtctaacaataaaaaaatagaacCAATTACATAGAAAAAAAACATTCTCACAAAAACTAAAAAGTAAATCAATCAAATAGAAATTAATTAGTTAGCAAATTATTATTGTTGCTTTAATTTATATCCCTTGAAGTTAGAAAACAAATTCTTTTTGCATGATAAAACTAGATAGAAAGttcaaaacaattttttttttccttaaagaaagaaaaatcttAAATACCTTATCTCCCTTTTTTGAGAGAAGAGTATATATACAATTACAAAAGGACaatgcatatatcttttgatttcCTTTAATTTACATTCTTATAGAATTTGAAACCTTAGTTAAATCAATGTTATGTTGACACATACACAACTTGCAACACTAATACCTTAAATAAAAGATTATTAGATATGCATAATAGGGAGACAATGATAGGTTTAAAAACTAAAGAATAATTAAGATGTCATTGTATGTGAATAGTAATAATACATAAAACAATAAtgttctttttttaaaaaaaaaatatatgtctGGCCATAAAGACAAATAATACAGCATATAGTTGTGtgtacaaataatatatattagcCAACTCATGTGTACATAACATATATTATATGCATGGTTCCAAAATAGCCTATGTTCCTAAGAAGCAAAAAAATGGTAGAAGCAGAgatgagaaaaatgaagaagtTGAGCTACCAAATTGTAACTGGGAGGTGGTTCATGATCTTTGCCTCATGCTTAATCATGTCAGTTTCAGGAGCAACATACATGTTTGGTTTATACTCCAATGAAGTCAAATCCTCATTGGGATATGACCAATCTACCCTCAACTTGATTAGCTTCTTCAAGGACCTTGGTGCAAATCTTGGCATATTCTCAGGGCTTATCAATGAACTCACACCTCCATGGGTGATTCTCTCCATTGGTGCAGCCATGAACTTCTTTGGTTACTTCATGGTTTGGCTCTCTGTCACTGGCCACATTGCAATTCCCCACGTTTGGCAAATGTGCCTATACTTCTATATTGGTGCACAAATCCTTCCATTCTATATACTTTTCTATTTGTGTTCCATATGCATCAATTTATTctccaaaaaaaaatcaaacgtTTTAAATTTATCTTTGAAAGATACGGTTGCGAATCAAATGGATCATTTCATAAGTTAGATGATAAAATATAGCATAATTATTTTGTCACATATTATcatctaatttattttatgattCGTGAGataagtttaaatttttgagAATCAAATTGATAAATACCTAGTCTTTTAGGTAATGTTTGTTTTCAAGACTCATAATGAAATTTAGTACTATATATGGTAGTTagaaattaaaactaaaatttcaatctcaaaactcaaaatttcaattttgagattcaaaattttagtACTTTTAAAAAGTGAGGATATAGAGAACTTAAATTTTTGGAGATgaaaactgaaattttaattatatttcttctcaaaaatactcttatttaaccttttaaattttaaatttgttcttTAATCTCTATATTTATCTTAATTAAACATAATACTGAGACATAACATAATCTAGTATACTTTATACCAgatataatacaaaaatttaatttagtctTTGTCTCCTTTTCAAATGCAGCCTTAGGAATTATTTAAATGATTAGGATGCGTTTGTTTACAGGGACGGGAGACTAAGATAGGGACATAGAGTTGTATTTGACAAATAAGATATGAACAGAAATATTGTGTTCAGAAACattaaattaatgtattttgtGTCTATCCTAATaaaaaagacataaaaaatactaataaatgatacaacttattttttatttttattttattatttttattaattttttataattatattttttattaaatttttaaataaaaaaataaaaataaattatatttttataatttattctattttattattaaataaaatacaaaaatactaaattCTGTATCTTTGTTTTTCATGTTTTTAAGACATTATTGTACCGTATTTAATATTCTTATTCGTATTTGTATTTGTGCGACATAGGAGCTAATTCGCAATCATTTGCCAACACTGGTGCATTGGTAACGTGTGTGAAAAGCTTCCCAAGAAGCCGTGGAAGTGTTATTGGGCTTCTAAAAGGCTATGTTGGACTAAGTGGTGCAATCTTCACTCAACTCTACCATGCTTTTTATGGTGATGATTCTAAGGCTCTCATCTTGCTCATTGGATATCTTCCTGCTGTTATAAGCTTCTTGTTTCTCCCCACGGTTCGAATCCTCGACATCCTTCCGCAACGGAAGGAGCTGAGAGTTTTCTACAAGCTTCTCTATATATCACTTGGTGTTGCTGCTTTTCTGATGCTGTTGATTGTGTTACAGAACAGGTTGAGTTTCAACAGGGTTCAGTACATTGTTGATGGCATCTTTGTTCTCTTGTTGCTCCTTCTTCCACTTGTTGTTGTCTTTAGAGAAGAACTTAACATCTTCAACAATCATAATAATAACATCAAtcatgcttcttcttcttctgattTCAAAGTTGTCACACAAGTTCCATCTCCTGCTAGTGAATTGTCCCAACTAGAATCACAGTCACAGGTAGTGTTCAAATTTCAAGTGCAAgtaatttagtgatacttttgTTATGTGGATGTTATATATTAGTTAATATGTTCAATATCTTATTAGATTGGTAagtaatttaatataaattttaagagaaaataAGTATGTGTTTAGTAGTTAAGACAAGACAATAATGTataataaacaaagaaaaaaaatactctTTAGTAGAAGAATAGAATATAAATAAAGACcgaattaatatatattttaagatCACATGATAAATTTATCGTTagtgaaaaattttaatttttttattttttaataatttttttaatttataattttaacatatGTCCTCCTTAGAACACACATAAataaccatataaataatttatttttttagtattaaatatatttttatctctttattcTTTTAGTGTTAGATATTATGTCTTAAGTAGTAAATATGGTCTAAgataatagaaaataatagaaattttgtctctttgttattgtttaaaatttaaacggATAAAAATTGGACAAATTATTGTGTAAAAATCTTTTTTTGTCAAACATATTTGTGCCTCTCGTAGCATAAAcaaaaccttaatattttgtatcaaaatgcaatatatattttttatttttttactcttaattaatattataaagtctaatcttttattatataaataaaattcacACTTGGTAATATTAATTGAACAGGTAGCACCAAATTCCAACATTGCCATTTCACATGGTGGAACTTCATGTCTAAGCAACATATTCAAACCCCCAAGAAGGGGAGAGGACTACACAATCTTGCAAGCACTTTTCAGCATTGACATGTTAATCCTCTTCATAGCAACAACATTTGGTGTTGGTGGAACATTAACAGCACTAGACAACTTGGGACAAATTGGTAAATCACTAGGTTATTCCAAGAAGAGCCTCACAACATTTGTATCCCTAGTTAGCATATGGAACTACCTCGGACGCGCCTCTTCAGACTTCGCGTCCGAGGTATTCCTAAAAAAATACAAGTTCCCCCGGCCGTTGATGCTCTCTCTTGTCATGCTTCTATCTTGCGTCGGCCACCTTCTAATCGCGCTTGGAATCCCAAATTCACTATACTTCGCCTCCGTGATCATCGGATTCTGCTTTGGAGCCATATGGCCATTAATGTTTGCTGCAATCATATCCGAAATTTTCGGACTCAAGTACTACTCAACATTGTACAATTTTGGAGCTGTGGCTAGCCCTGTTGGATCATTCATACTAAATGTGAAAGTAACAGGCTCTTTGTATGATAAAGAAGCTTTGAAGCAATTGGAAATGAAAGGACTAGAAAGAAAAGTTGGACAAGACTTAACTTGTTTAGGAGTACAATGTTATAGGTTGCCATTTTTCATAATCACAGCATCAACATTAGTTGCATGATAAAGAAGCTTTGAAGCAATTGGAAATGAAA includes:
- the LOC130962121 gene encoding uncharacterized protein LOC130962121 encodes the protein MFLRSKKMVEAEMRKMKKLSYQIVTGRWFMIFASCLIMSVSGATYMFGLYSNEVKSSLGYDQSTLNLISFFKDLGANLGIFSGLINELTPPWVILSIGAAMNFFGYFMVWLSVTGHIAIPHVWQMCLYFYIGANSQSFANTGALVTCVKSFPRSRGSVIGLLKGYVGLSGAIFTQLYHAFYGDDSKALILLIGYLPAVISFLFLPTVRILDILPQRKELRVFYKLLYISLGVAAFLMLLIVLQNRLSFNRVQYIVDGIFVLLLLLLPLVVVFREELNIFNNHNNNINHASSSSDFKVVTQVPSPASELSQLESQSQVAPNSNIAISHGGTSCLSNIFKPPRRGEDYTILQALFSIDMLILFIATTFGVGGTLTALDNLGQIGKSLGYSKKSLTTFVSLVSIWNYLGRASSDFASEVFLKKYKFPRPLMLSLVMLLSCVGHLLIALGIPNSLYFASVIIGFCFGAIWPLMFAAIISEIFGLKYYSTLYNFGAVASPVGSFILNVKVTGSLYDKEALKQLEMKGLERKVGQDLTCLGVQCYRLPFFIITASTLVA